A stretch of the Colias croceus chromosome 13, ilColCroc2.1 genome encodes the following:
- the LOC123696987 gene encoding uro-adherence factor A yields the protein MHIILTVFIYALCVSADESEERRSKLPFIADAVGNKIPRPSSVPATVGSPVNLLTPDRYEFYTFDESGELVKRLMTLEEIQAIVAAGEDTDSLVTFANDDRPTMTFNFSEPPYTKVYNVVTNVQNVLKAQMEAHKNNPHLQPTFDTPDVSDSWSLILPSIFGNTGMDIVPEKTSNSFITPETDTIDVDNSNGDYLYAFSKEGSNPSHSTVSTETVDQSKPTSILNQNSKTTPVTTEKIAASSDKPTSSTIPPLITTEKIKESTSTVKPPSTVTTKIYTNKYPTNVNIITTPTDTNNQSENSLNDDKSIVKIELTTQATKTMSDNEDTVFIPISTVSYVTERSTKKPTKISSLKPSISSTLHTNVEADISLSNNSELNLASTNKPQSTPEFTPASSSRNPEYDHTNSTTLTTQSVSPSTTMSSTEIIPASSNDGMNENIFNKVEDSLPPLFDVAQSISQIASDLGSNLEPLPTTSNMLDTNKYNQNNMDIESKENIEIDIPQDTEKVSDNGNNTIPDNYVKVSMLDHTKNNEQNIEKNDEESSKTKIEEDTTLPTTLPPTEVTTVADTETTTIDPILSESMGDLLSQVVYHNDDLKLPELSEGIKGNNTEYQDVTVPVKDTNEIDITTTETPIDNIITSTETNDTTKNEDKKLISKENVVASVVKKETTPTTERINKSDDTPTFVPISSSTHNIQINNLTGSSSSNNSDHKYINTKVVTVPHIPVSEKSDKKQNSNSQSGLSQGQNEETIGQSNKKTSHKNISNENKLNANKNIAAIDSKINSNKTIVPNENQINANKEVASNENKINANKNIASNDNKINASDNKKVDNKLNKVSDIPKMEEFKKKFQKINIDDKELSNERNNSWKLIPTVPPPKSHSETGNKYKPEGFYTPENSADKNIVLDFSKENQGLEVTTKDLSEDISQFIELCNDLAFQYWNDMSGHIEKKRSFVFSPYAITSMLTMMFMGAKGATSGEMNEILKLDDMVTFNPHFTLKNISDSIDISPASGVAVSAFIRELYSDRSKGKILTFYKERAQQFYNGHVEEVNFKLISDIIRRRTNLLVKRYTYGKIIEYMKSNSIVMQPPLAAFSTNIFETDCSGSTVDGRDGEMYFVVSPNVRQRRLVPVPAVVFRSNFLAGYDPVLDATAAALGNTNSVISTLFLMPGQQGNIVHADDLEALEKRMLESGPATPTWNRLLRTLLPRVGLELQIPRFSHKSIFNISSSLKKMGLKDLFDPEHADLGGVNGPSKNLYLSDMIQVNSFVTCGESVIGEQHHIEEYPESLELVEKVQKRRSSRWLNWDEPRDYQRAFHDPHDVGEAMHLPLHLRPRQARLPARNAQPARLKFDRPFLYFVRHNPSGMILYVGRYNPRLLP from the exons ATGCATATTATACTCACCGTGTTTATCTACGCGTTGTGCGTTTCTGCTGATGAAAGTGAAGAAag ACGATCTAAACTCCCGTTCATCGCAGATGCCGTTGGTAATAAGATACCGCGGCCATCCAGTGTGCCGGCAACAGTGGGCAGTCCAGTGAATTTATTGACACCCGATAGATATGAATTTTACACATTTGACGAATCTGGTGAACTTGTCAAAAGACTAATGACGCTTGAAGAAATTCAGGCAATAGTTGCAGCTGGTGAAGATACGGATAGCTTAGTAACTTTTGCTAATGACGATCGACCAACAATGACGTTTAACTTTAGTGAACCTCCATATACAAAAGTCTACAATGTAGTTACTAATGTACAGAATGTTTTAAAAGCTCAAATGGAAGCACATAAGAATAACCCTCATTTGCAACCAACCTTTGATACTCCCGATGTATCAGATTCTTGGAGCTTAATATTACCTTCCATATTTGGCAATACGGGAATGGATATCGTACCAGAAAAAACTTCCAACTCTTTCATAACACCTGAAACGGATACTATTGATGTTGATAATTCCAATGGTGACTATTTATATGCATTCAGTAAAGAAGGTAGCAATCCATCGCATTCTACAGTTTCAACAGAGACTGTTGATCAAAGCAAACCAACTTCTATTCTTAATCAGAATTCAAAAACCACACCTGTAACTACAGAAAAAATTGCAGCAAGTTCAGATAAACCAACAAGTTCCACAATACCTCCGCTTATTACAactgaaaaaattaaagaatctACTTCTACAGTTAAACCTCCGTCGACCGTcacaacaaaaatatacactAATAAATATCCAACGAacgtaaatataataacaacgCCAACAGATACCAACAACCAAAGTGAAAATTCTTTAAATGATGATAAAAGTATAGTAAAGATTGAACTCACAACCCAGGCAACAAAAACAATGAGTGATAATGAAGATACTGTTTTCATTCCTATATCAACAGTTTCGTACGTCACTGAGAGGTCTACAAAAAAACCTACTAAGATTTCTTCTTTAAAACCGTCAATTTCTTCAACCTTACACACAAATGTTGAAGCAGATATATCGTTGAGCAATAATTCTGAATTGAATCTAGCTAGTACTAATAAACCACAATCAACACCAGAGTTTACACCTGCATCATCGAGTAGAAATCCAGAATATGATCATACCAATTCAACAACTCTAACAACACAATCTGTTTCTCCATCTACGACCATGTCTTCGACGGAAATCATTCCTGCATCGAGCAATGACGGCATgaacgaaaatatatttaataaagtagaAGATTCTTTGCCTCCATTATTTGACGTGGCGCAAAGTATAAGTCAAATCGCGTCGGATCTTGGTAGCAATCTCGAACCTTTGCCAACTACAAGCAATATGTTAGATACAAACAAGTATAATCAAAACAATATGGACATAGAgagtaaagaaaatattgagATTGATATTCCTCAGGATACTGAAAAAGTCTCCGATAATGGAAATAACACAATACCTGATAACTACGTCAAAGTTTCTATGTTGGATCATACTAAAAACAATGAACAGAATATAGAAAAGAATGATGAAGAAAGCTctaaaacaaaaattgaaGAAGACACCACCTTGCCAACTACATTACCACCCACAGAAGTTACAACAGTTGCTGATACTGAAACAACTACTATTGATCCTATTTTATCCGAATCGATGGGtgatttattatcacaagTTGTATATCACAATGATGACCTTAAACTACCTGAATTAAGTGAGGGCATCAAAGGCAACAACACAGAGTATCAAGATGTGACTGTGCCTGTAAAAGATACCAATGAAATCGATATTACTACAACTGAAACAcctattgataatattatcacatCGACTGAAACAAATGACACCACTAAAAATGAAGAtaagaaattaatttcaaaggAAAATGTTGTAGCTTCAGTTGTGAAGAAAGAAACGACGCCTACTAcagaaagaataaataaaagcgATGATACGCCTACATTTGTGCCAATATCATCATctacacataatatacaaataaataatttaactggTTCAAGTTCTTCTAATAATTCTGACCATAAATACATCAACACAAAAGTTGTGACTGTGCCACATATTCCAGTATCGGAGAaatctgataaaaaacaaaatagtaaTTCACAATCAGGTTTATCTCAAGGTCAAAACGAAGAAACTATAGGacaatctaataaaaaaacttcgcataaaaacatttctaatgaaaacaaattaaatgcaaataaaaacattgcgGCTATTGAtagcaaaataaattcaaataaaacaattgtacCTAATGAGAACcaaataaatgcaaataaagaaGTTGCCTCTAATGAGaacaaaataaatgcaaataaaaacattgcgTCCAATgacaacaaaataaatgcaTCAGACAATAAAAAGGTggacaataaattaaataaagtatcGGATATTCCAAAAATGGAAGAGTTCAAAAAGAAATTTCAGAAGATAAACATTGATGATAAGGAATTATCGAATGAGCGAAATAATTCTTGGAAGCTTATACCTACAGTGCCTCCTCCAAAATCTCACAGTGAAACAGGTAACAAATATAAACCTGAAGGATTTTATACTCCAGAAAATAGCGcggataaaaatattgtattagaTTTTTCTAAAGAAAATCAAGGGTTAGAGGTAACAACGAAAGATCTAAGTGAAGATATTTCacaatttattgaattatgcAACGATCTTGCTTTTCAATATTGGAATGATATGTCAGGGCACATAGAAAAAAAGAGGAGTTTTGTTTTTTCACCTTATGCTATTACATCTATGCTTACTATGATGTTTATGGGCGCTAAAGGCGCCACATCTGGAGAAATGAACGAAATTCTAAAATTAGATGATATGGTAACATTTAATCCTCATTTTACCTTGAAAAATATATCCGATTCTATAGATATATCACCAGCCTCAGGCGTGGCCGTATCTGCATTTATACGAGAACTTTACAGTGACCGTAGCAAAggtaaaatattaactttctACAAAGAAAGAGCTCAGCAATTTTACAACGGCCATGTAGAAGAAGTAAACTTCAAATTGATAAGTGATATTATTCGACGAAGAACAAATCTTTTAGTGAAAAGATACACTTATGGGAAAATCATAGAATATATGAAAAGCAATTCTATAGTTATGCAACCGCCACTTGCAGCTTTTTCGACGAATATATTTGAG ACTGACTGCTCGGGTTCAACTGTAGATGGCAGAGATGGAGAGATGTACTTCGTTGTATCGCCAAACGTACGCCAGAGAAGATTAGTTCCTGTGCCGGCAGTAGTATTTCGTAGCAACTTTTTGGCTGGATACGATCCAGTGTTAGACGCCACTGCAGCTGCTTTAGGAAATACAAACTCAGTAATAAGTACATTGTTCCTAATGCCTGGCCAACAAGGCAATATAGTACACGCAGATGATTTGGAAGCTCTTGAGAAAAGAATGCTGGAGTCAGGCCCAGCTACCCCAACATGGAATCGCCTATTACGTACATTGTTGCCACGTGTTGGTCTTGAACTTCAAATCCCTAGATTCTCACATAAATCGATATTTAATATCTCATCttctttgaaaaaaatggGATTAAAAGATTTGTTTGATCCAGAACACGCTGACTTAGGTGGTGTTAACGGTCCATCCAAAAACCTATACTTATCCGATATGATTCAAGTCAATTCATTCGTCACTTGTGGCGAAAGCGTAATAGGGGAACAGCATCATATAGAAGAGTATCCTGAATCATTGGAATTAGTTGAGAAGGTACAAAAACGtagaagctcgaggtggttaAACTGGGATGAACCAAGGGATTATCAGAGAGCATTCCACGATCCGCATGACGTTGGAGAAGCGATGCATTTACCATTACATTTACGACCAAGGCAAGCTCGCCTGCCAGCAAGAAATGCCCAGCCAGCGCGATTAAAATTCGACAGGCCATTCCTGTATTTTGTCAGGCACAACCCGTCAGGaatgattttatatgtagGAAGATACAACCCAAGACTCTTACCTTGA
- the LOC123696988 gene encoding uncharacterized protein LOC123696988 — protein MVDVIPTRSLTPNEKFKIADFNIVIMSLNNLFLIASICHVKGQYYDDLPLKPDKCLGTDELFNRKCCVFPPFFDREVARSCGGMFSLIYLNKEANMTIIRRETTEECHYWQCILDKYKILNSDKTVNEEKFFTYLDKWTTFNPAFSSIILSAKIHCRQVYRRYMPLTTCEFFSLQSCLRNFVNVDCPKVVNSKECFEWKEFFEECKEFFI, from the exons ATGGTAGACGTCATACCGACACGTAGTTTAACACCAaatgaaaaattcaaaattgctGATTTTAACATTGTAATTATGAGTTTAAATAATCTTTTTCTAATTGCAAGTATATGCCACGTCAAAGgtcaatattatgatgatttaCCATTGAAACCTGATAAATGCTTAGGAACAGATGAATTATTT aatcGAAAATGTTGTGTCTTCCCTCCATTTTTTGATCGAGAAGTTGCTAGATCATGTGGTGGcatgttttcattaatttactTGAACAAAGAGGCCAATATGACAATTATACGAAGAGAGACCACAGAAGAG TGTCATTACTGGCAATGTATTCTGGATAAGTACAAGATTTTAAACAGCGACAAAACTGTAAATGAAGAAAagtttttcacatatttagACAAATGGACTACGTTTAATCCTGCATTTAGTTCTATCATATTGAGCGCAAAAATTCACTGCAGACAAGTGTACAGGAGGTACATGCCACTAACTACTTGTGAGTTTTTCAGTTTGCAAAGCTGCCTTCGAAATTTCGTTAATGTG GATTGCCCAAAGGTAGTAAACTCAAAAGAATGTTTCGAATGGAAGGAATTCTTTGAAGAATgcaaagaattttttatttaa
- the LOC123696989 gene encoding uncharacterized protein LOC123696989 encodes MWALYCFFVFLTILQGVFLQEMPPPPCRPPPVEHPGECCKIPQFFTDEDRKACGVDIEESKEPGARPDCSKLICVFEKNKLMKDDNTVDKEAFAAFADKWAEENTEFKDVVEIVKKNCLKEDGPKGAKFCEPGKIIGCSFFHTFDNCPSWEKSDKCDIVKEHIQKCKEKLGKA; translated from the exons ATGTGGgcattatattgttttttcgtATTTCTAACAATACTACAG ggGGTGTTTTTACAAGAAATGCCACCACCGCCTTGTCGTCCGCCGCCTGtg GAACACCCAGGTGAGTGCTGTAAAATACCACAATTCTTTACTGATGAGGATCGTAAGGCATGTGGTGTTGATATAGAGGAGAGTAAAGAGCCAGGAGCAAGACCTGAT tgctCCAAACTAATTTGCGTATTCGAGAAAAACAAGTTAATGAAAGACGATAATACAGTGGATAAAGAAGCATTTGCAGCATTTGCAGATAAATGGGCTgaagaaaatactgaatttaaaGATGTTGTTGAAATAGTGAAGAAAAACTGTCTAAAAGAAGATGGTCCGAAGGGAGCAAAATTCTGTGAACCGGGGAAAATTATTGGTTGCAGCTTTTTTCATACCTTTGAT aATTGTCCTTCTTGGGAAAAGAGCGACAAATGTGATATAGTCAAAGAACACATACAGAAATGCAAAGAAAAGCTTGGAAAGGCCTAA
- the LOC123696990 gene encoding uncharacterized protein LOC123696990, whose protein sequence is MLVIFSFLLFVLVSNAELLTEERHRETVLKPISACCDIPELGDVKPLAECSKLDGPCNEIQCAFEKSGFLVDKNKLNKEAYKKHLLKWLESHEGWQIAIEKAIADCVDRDIRQYLDYPCKAYDVFTCTGIAMLKKCPKEFWKC, encoded by the exons ATGcttgtaatattttcatttctctTATTTGTTTTG GTTTCCAACGCGGAATTACTAACAGAAGAGCGACATCGTGAAACTGTACTT AAACCAATATCAGCATGCTGCGATATACCAGAATTAGGCGACGTCAAGCCGCTTGCTGAATGTTCCAAACTAGATGGACCG TGCAACGAAATACAATGTGCTTTCGAGAAATCGGGATTTCTAGTCgacaaaaacaaattaaacaagGAAGCATACAAGAAACACCTCTTAAAGTGGTTAGAGTCCCATGAAGGATGGCAAATCGCTATAGAGAAAGCTATCGCTGACTGCGTGGATAGGGATATACGACAATACCTGGATTATCCTTGTAAGGCGTATGATGTGTTTACATGTACTGGAATTGCCATGTTAAAG AAATGTCCGAAAGAATTTTGGAAGTGTTAA